From one Idiomarina sp. X4 genomic stretch:
- a CDS encoding acyl-CoA dehydrogenase C-terminal domain-containing protein — MADYRAPRDDMDFVLHDVFNVAADWEQAPELAEMMDVETAGAILDEGAKVAENLVAPLAREADEEGVKFEDGVVTTPKGYKENFRQLAEGGWVGVTANPEFGGMGLPKSLSAQYEEMLCSADIAFSLYPGLTSGAIMAIDSHGSDELKNHYLPRMVSGEWTGTMCLTEPHAGTDLGIIKSKAIPSEDGSFEISGTKIFITGGEHDLVDNIVHLVLAKLPDAPAGTKGISLFVVPKFLSDREGNLTERNAVSCGSIEHKMGIHGSATCVMNFDGAKGWLVGEPHRGLPAMFTMMNYERLGVGIQGLGAAERSYQNALEYAKDRIQGRGAKATRNDNAEADSILVHGDVRRMLLTMKALTEGGRAFSTWVGQQLDRSKYSQDEAVRQKADAMVALLTPVAKAFLTDTGLESTIHGQQVFGGHGYVREWGQEQLVRDTRIAQIYEGTNGIQALDLLGRKVGGSRGELLKPFVEEIAIFLQGISANSNWSGEVSTLQQSLQDLTNISEELLKKAATDENLVNSVAVEYLHLVGYISYGYMWLRMAVAAEEKQAEKPYLASKIKTARFYFARIMPRTHALLGAIKDGSESLYLHDEEQF, encoded by the coding sequence ATGGCAGATTACAGAGCACCGCGTGATGATATGGATTTTGTCCTGCATGACGTATTTAACGTAGCCGCTGACTGGGAGCAAGCTCCTGAGCTGGCTGAAATGATGGATGTAGAAACGGCCGGTGCGATTCTTGATGAAGGTGCTAAAGTTGCTGAAAACTTAGTCGCTCCGCTGGCGCGCGAAGCTGACGAGGAAGGTGTTAAGTTTGAAGACGGTGTAGTCACAACGCCTAAGGGTTATAAAGAAAACTTTCGCCAGTTGGCCGAAGGTGGCTGGGTTGGTGTTACTGCAAACCCTGAATTTGGTGGTATGGGCTTGCCGAAATCGTTATCTGCTCAATACGAGGAAATGCTGTGCAGTGCGGATATTGCGTTTTCTTTGTATCCGGGGCTGACTTCAGGCGCCATTATGGCGATTGACTCTCACGGCAGTGACGAGCTGAAAAACCATTACTTACCCCGCATGGTGTCAGGTGAGTGGACTGGCACTATGTGTCTGACTGAGCCGCACGCCGGAACGGATCTCGGTATTATTAAAAGCAAAGCCATCCCATCGGAAGATGGCAGCTTTGAGATTAGCGGTACGAAAATCTTTATCACCGGTGGTGAGCATGACCTGGTGGACAATATCGTTCATTTGGTTTTGGCGAAGTTGCCTGACGCGCCTGCTGGCACGAAAGGTATTTCACTGTTTGTGGTGCCTAAATTCTTGTCTGATCGCGAAGGCAATTTAACCGAGCGCAATGCGGTTAGTTGTGGCTCTATTGAGCACAAAATGGGTATTCACGGTTCAGCAACTTGTGTGATGAACTTTGACGGCGCGAAAGGCTGGTTGGTTGGCGAACCGCATCGTGGTTTGCCCGCTATGTTTACGATGATGAACTACGAGCGTCTGGGCGTTGGTATTCAGGGGCTGGGTGCGGCAGAACGTTCTTATCAAAATGCTTTGGAGTACGCAAAAGATCGTATTCAGGGGCGCGGTGCTAAAGCAACTCGCAACGACAATGCGGAAGCGGATTCTATTTTAGTCCATGGTGATGTACGCCGCATGCTGCTGACTATGAAAGCCTTGACCGAAGGCGGGCGCGCGTTTTCAACTTGGGTTGGCCAGCAGTTAGACCGCTCAAAATACTCTCAAGACGAGGCTGTTCGTCAAAAAGCCGATGCCATGGTGGCATTACTGACGCCTGTTGCTAAAGCGTTTTTAACTGATACCGGCCTTGAGTCGACCATTCATGGTCAGCAGGTGTTTGGCGGTCACGGTTATGTACGTGAATGGGGTCAGGAGCAGTTGGTTCGTGATACTCGTATTGCACAAATTTACGAAGGTACGAACGGCATTCAGGCACTCGATTTGTTAGGTCGCAAAGTTGGTGGTTCGCGTGGCGAGTTACTGAAGCCGTTTGTCGAGGAAATAGCTATTTTCTTGCAAGGCATTTCTGCTAACAGTAACTGGAGCGGAGAAGTAAGCACATTGCAACAGTCGCTTCAGGATTTGACCAACATCAGCGAAGAGTTGCTGAAAAAAGCAGCTACTGATGAGAACTTGGTAAACAGTGTAGCGGTAGAATATTTGCACTTGGTGGGATATATTTCCTACGGTTATATGTGGTTACGAATGGCCGTTGCAGCTGAAGAAAAACAAGCGGAAAAGCCGTATTTGGCATCGAAAATTAAGACAGCTCGTTTTTACTTTGCTCGCATTATGCCTCGTACTCACGCATTATTGGGTGCAATTAAAGACGGTAGCGAGAGTTTATATTTACATGACGAAGAACAATTCTGA
- a CDS encoding CYTH domain-containing protein has translation MSQELELKLLIAPEKRDQALKVCQSLADARSGNTQKTQLELRNSYFDTSDLRLRQFDMGLRIRSHKDQKEQTIKLAGRVMGGMHQRPEYNVNVESEKPDLTLFDSEIWPDDFPVYDIQRDLETIFVTDFTRTRWRLPSGDGVIEMVLDEGHIQAGERSETLSEIELELQGGSIDDAYHLAHQLVTKVEAKVGSLSKAARGYMLAGKSLLEPFTQMHYVPLENDFTIGQALYRAVEYGLRHWQHNESCLLFNPSVRAVQGLADGIQLVRVALEQLIELGVGERQLLTNLAKITEQLQWLRNFEGLDELTAEDGAYHKALKRYEKLYESLQNSQEDVIRLNEVADVVASTRYQQTVLKLSQFLIENEMTEELSQPVTPWCSQLLKSDWQLVQTAFSEHERLNEEGYLKLLKPLQNSLLMGTCFGELFDDDLREKFRLPWQDLARGIREITALHILHERIKERDDDDLERLLEWQKVQRESLLKALEYSRKAALKRDPYWFA, from the coding sequence ATGTCACAAGAACTTGAGTTAAAACTACTGATTGCTCCTGAAAAACGAGACCAAGCACTAAAAGTGTGCCAATCACTGGCGGATGCCCGCTCAGGAAACACGCAAAAAACACAGTTAGAACTCAGAAACAGTTATTTCGACACATCCGATTTGCGTTTGCGTCAGTTTGATATGGGATTACGCATACGCAGCCATAAAGATCAAAAAGAACAAACGATTAAGTTGGCCGGTCGGGTTATGGGCGGCATGCATCAACGGCCGGAGTACAATGTCAATGTTGAGAGCGAAAAGCCCGACTTAACATTATTTGATAGTGAGATTTGGCCCGACGACTTTCCGGTTTATGACATTCAGCGTGACTTAGAAACCATTTTTGTTACCGATTTTACCCGTACCCGCTGGCGACTACCCAGCGGTGATGGCGTTATTGAGATGGTGCTGGATGAAGGACACATTCAGGCCGGGGAGCGTTCAGAAACGCTTTCTGAAATTGAATTAGAACTGCAGGGCGGTTCGATAGATGATGCGTATCATTTAGCGCATCAGTTGGTGACTAAAGTGGAAGCGAAAGTGGGCTCGCTGAGTAAGGCGGCCCGTGGCTATATGCTGGCCGGTAAGAGTCTGCTAGAGCCGTTTACGCAGATGCATTACGTCCCTTTGGAAAATGACTTCACCATCGGTCAGGCATTATACCGAGCGGTTGAGTATGGATTAAGACACTGGCAACACAATGAGTCCTGTTTGCTTTTTAACCCGAGCGTTCGCGCCGTTCAGGGCCTTGCTGATGGTATTCAATTAGTGCGAGTTGCGCTGGAGCAATTGATTGAGCTTGGTGTTGGCGAGCGTCAACTGTTAACTAACTTGGCTAAAATCACCGAGCAGTTACAGTGGCTGAGAAACTTTGAAGGGCTTGATGAGCTAACGGCAGAAGATGGAGCCTACCATAAAGCCTTAAAACGTTATGAAAAGCTGTATGAAAGCTTGCAGAACAGCCAGGAAGACGTGATTCGATTGAATGAAGTGGCAGACGTTGTGGCGTCGACTCGCTATCAGCAAACTGTATTAAAATTGTCTCAGTTTTTAATCGAAAACGAAATGACCGAAGAGCTGTCGCAGCCGGTAACGCCATGGTGCAGTCAGTTGCTCAAAAGTGACTGGCAACTGGTTCAGACCGCATTTTCTGAACATGAGCGGTTGAACGAAGAAGGTTATTTAAAGCTTTTGAAGCCACTACAGAACAGCTTGCTCATGGGGACGTGTTTTGGTGAATTGTTTGACGATGACCTACGGGAAAAATTCCGTTTACCCTGGCAGGATTTAGCGCGCGGCATTCGGGAAATTACCGCGCTGCATATTTTGCACGAACGCATCAAAGAGCGTGACGACGATGATCTTGAGCGTTTGCTGGAGTGGCAGAAAGTGCAACGAGAGTCCTTATTGAAGGCGCTGGAGTATTCAAGAAAGGCGGCGTTAAAGCGTGATCCGTACTGGTTTGCCTAA
- the putA gene encoding bifunctional proline dehydrogenase/L-glutamate gamma-semialdehyde dehydrogenase PutA, producing MFKASEVLSKQHQAEDLKSLQQAITDNYIVDEDQYMRELLPLVPADEETVSAVTERAAKLVEQVREQADNGVVDAFLQEYSLDTKEGIILMCLAEALLRIPDGYTADALIQDKLSGGDWQKHMGQSASWLVNTGTWALALTNSVTNPTGQAMETPRGAFRRLVRKMGKPVIRKATYTAMQIMGKQFVLGRTIEEALKESRDNRDKGYTHAYDMLGEAALTSKDANYYKQQYVNSIKTITKENFNNPDAPRPTISIKLSALHPRYEASNHERVLTELATTLTELVKLAKEADVGVTIDAEEADRHELSLELFEKVYRSGVCKGWPRFGLVVQAYSKRALPTLCWITALAKECGDEIPVRLVKGAYWDNEIKWTQENGLTGYPVFTRKSHSDISYLACARYLLSDDTDSAIYPQFATHNAQTIMSIQHMNETHKRRIEYQRLHGMGDSLYDTLMEQNPGMVVRIYAPVGPHRDLLPYLVRRLLENGANSSFVHKLLDADTPVNDLVEHPMKTASGYEKYANSKIPLPPQIYGDRTNSLGLNMNIHSQADDFIAAVQQYRDKQWQGGPIVDGKTVETDHHVSITSPQETAKQVGSIYWGDKKLAEQALNSANKAYKQWRDVPTEERAKCLEKFADLMEANRNELIALCSVEAGKGLQDGIDEVREAVDFCRYYANQARELMGSPIQLPGPTGEDNELFVEGRGTFICISPWNFPLAIFVGQVAAALVTGNSVIAKPAEQTGLIAYRAVQLALEAGIPGNVLHYMPGSGAEVGSYLTSQEDIGGVCFTGSTYTAQAINRALAARTGPIVPLVAETGGQNAMMVDSTALPEQVVTDVVASAFQSAGQRCSALRVLFVQEDVADRVIDLLRGAMEELQVGDPLLHETDVGPVIDGIAKTNLEQHITDIQQAGRLIARAPMPDYTMGGTFVAPTAIEIDSISQLVKENFGPILHVIRYSTDNIEEVIESINNTGFGLTFGIHSRNETFAYDVASKIDVGNVYINRNQIGAIVGVQPFGGRGMSGTGPKAGGPHYLTRFITEKTRSDNITAVGGNATLLSLDD from the coding sequence ATGTTCAAAGCGAGTGAGGTGCTATCCAAACAGCATCAGGCAGAAGACTTGAAGTCTCTGCAACAAGCGATAACCGACAACTATATTGTCGATGAAGATCAATATATGCGCGAGTTATTGCCGCTTGTTCCTGCCGATGAAGAAACGGTTAGCGCAGTAACCGAACGCGCAGCTAAATTAGTTGAGCAAGTTCGAGAACAAGCCGACAACGGTGTTGTCGATGCTTTCCTGCAAGAGTACAGCTTAGACACGAAAGAGGGCATTATCCTCATGTGTCTTGCCGAGGCCTTGCTGAGAATTCCCGATGGCTACACTGCCGATGCACTTATCCAGGATAAACTGTCTGGTGGTGACTGGCAGAAACACATGGGGCAAAGCGCTTCATGGCTAGTCAATACGGGCACTTGGGCTTTAGCGCTGACGAACAGCGTCACTAACCCTACCGGTCAAGCAATGGAAACACCACGCGGTGCGTTCAGACGCTTGGTTCGTAAAATGGGCAAACCGGTCATTCGCAAGGCGACTTATACCGCCATGCAGATTATGGGTAAACAGTTCGTCTTAGGGCGTACGATTGAGGAAGCGCTGAAGGAAAGCCGCGACAACCGCGACAAAGGCTATACCCACGCCTACGACATGTTAGGTGAGGCGGCACTCACGTCTAAAGACGCGAACTACTACAAGCAGCAATACGTCAACTCGATCAAGACAATCACCAAAGAGAACTTTAATAACCCGGATGCACCAAGGCCAACGATTTCGATTAAGTTGTCCGCATTGCATCCGCGTTATGAAGCGTCTAACCACGAACGTGTGTTGACGGAATTGGCAACGACTCTAACAGAGCTGGTCAAACTGGCCAAAGAGGCGGACGTCGGTGTCACTATCGATGCCGAAGAAGCTGACCGTCATGAGCTGTCGTTGGAGCTGTTTGAAAAAGTGTATCGCAGTGGTGTTTGCAAAGGCTGGCCACGTTTTGGTCTGGTTGTTCAAGCGTATTCAAAGCGTGCTCTACCAACGCTCTGCTGGATTACCGCATTAGCTAAAGAGTGTGGTGACGAAATTCCGGTACGCCTAGTGAAAGGCGCCTACTGGGATAACGAAATTAAGTGGACTCAGGAAAATGGTTTAACCGGATACCCGGTGTTTACGCGCAAATCGCACAGTGATATTTCTTATCTTGCCTGCGCTCGCTATTTATTAAGTGATGACACAGACAGCGCGATTTATCCGCAGTTTGCGACGCACAATGCGCAAACCATTATGAGCATCCAACACATGAACGAAACTCACAAGCGCCGTATTGAGTATCAGCGCTTGCACGGTATGGGCGACAGTCTTTACGACACGCTTATGGAACAAAATCCGGGCATGGTCGTACGCATCTATGCACCAGTGGGCCCACACAGAGACTTGTTACCGTACTTAGTTCGCCGTTTATTGGAAAATGGTGCCAACTCGTCATTCGTTCATAAGCTATTAGACGCCGACACGCCGGTTAATGACCTGGTCGAGCACCCGATGAAAACCGCGTCGGGTTATGAAAAGTACGCTAATAGCAAGATTCCACTTCCTCCTCAAATTTATGGGGATCGCACAAATTCATTAGGATTGAATATGAATATTCACTCACAAGCAGATGACTTTATTGCAGCAGTTCAGCAATATCGTGACAAACAATGGCAAGGCGGTCCTATTGTCGATGGCAAGACCGTTGAAACTGATCACCATGTTAGCATTACCAGCCCACAGGAAACCGCAAAACAAGTCGGTAGTATTTACTGGGGCGACAAGAAGCTTGCAGAGCAGGCACTTAACAGCGCCAACAAAGCTTACAAACAGTGGCGTGACGTGCCAACTGAAGAGCGGGCTAAGTGCCTTGAGAAGTTCGCTGACCTAATGGAAGCCAACCGCAATGAACTGATTGCTTTATGCTCTGTTGAAGCGGGTAAAGGCTTGCAGGATGGTATTGATGAGGTACGTGAAGCCGTCGACTTCTGTCGCTACTACGCTAACCAAGCGCGCGAACTAATGGGCTCACCGATTCAGTTGCCGGGGCCAACAGGCGAAGACAATGAGCTATTCGTTGAAGGACGCGGTACATTCATCTGCATTAGCCCCTGGAACTTCCCATTGGCTATTTTCGTTGGCCAAGTTGCCGCCGCATTAGTAACCGGCAACTCGGTTATCGCCAAACCGGCTGAGCAAACTGGGCTTATCGCTTACCGCGCAGTGCAACTTGCACTAGAAGCGGGTATTCCGGGTAATGTCTTGCATTACATGCCGGGCAGCGGTGCGGAAGTGGGTAGTTACCTGACATCACAAGAAGATATTGGCGGTGTCTGTTTTACTGGCTCTACTTACACAGCACAAGCCATTAACCGTGCGCTTGCGGCTCGAACAGGACCTATCGTGCCGTTGGTTGCCGAAACCGGTGGCCAAAACGCCATGATGGTCGACTCAACGGCGCTGCCTGAGCAGGTTGTCACTGACGTTGTTGCCAGTGCGTTCCAAAGTGCCGGTCAGCGCTGTTCTGCACTTCGTGTCTTGTTCGTTCAGGAAGACGTGGCTGACCGTGTTATCGACCTGCTACGTGGTGCCATGGAAGAATTGCAAGTCGGTGACCCGCTACTGCATGAAACCGATGTTGGTCCAGTGATTGACGGCATTGCCAAGACAAACCTTGAACAACACATTACCGACATTCAGCAAGCGGGTCGTTTAATTGCCCGTGCGCCAATGCCGGACTACACCATGGGCGGTACTTTTGTTGCGCCAACGGCTATCGAAATTGACAGTATTAGTCAGTTGGTTAAAGAAAACTTCGGTCCAATTCTGCACGTTATTCGCTACTCAACCGACAACATTGAAGAGGTTATTGAGAGCATCAATAACACCGGCTTTGGTTTAACCTTCGGTATTCACAGCCGTAACGAAACTTTCGCCTATGATGTTGCCAGCAAAATTGATGTGGGTAACGTGTACATTAACCGTAACCAAATTGGTGCTATTGTTGGTGTGCAACCATTCGGTGGTCGCGGTATGTCTGGTACAGGGCCGAAAGCCGGTGGTCCTCACTACCTTACTCGCTTTATCACTGAAAAGACGCGCAGTGACAATATTACAGCGGTTGGTGGTAACGCTACGCTGTTATCGCTCGACGACTAA